Proteins found in one Camelus bactrianus isolate YW-2024 breed Bactrian camel chromosome 5, ASM4877302v1, whole genome shotgun sequence genomic segment:
- the AGXT gene encoding alanine--glyoxylate aminotransferase has product MLWALTTASVALGPRVAGWVRTMASHRLLVAPPEALRKPLSIPSRLLLGPGPSNLPPRVLAAGGLQMVGHMHKEMFQIMDEIKEGIQYVFQTRSPLTLAVSGSGHCALEAALFNLLEPGDPFLVGVNGVWGQRAADIGERIGARVHLMIKDPGGHYTLQEVEEALARHKPALLFLTQGESSTGVLQPLEGYGELCHRHRCLLLVDAVASLGAVPIYMDLQGIDVLYSGSQKVLNAPPGTSLISFSDKAKNKIYTRKTKPFSFYLDIKYLANIWGCDDKPRRYHHTTPIISLYSLRESLALLAEQGLENSWRQHQEATEHLHRRLRALGLRFFVKDPAVRLPTVTAVAVPAGYDWRDIVHYVMDHFSIEITGGLGPSAGKVLRIGLLGCNATRENVDRVTEALQEALQRCPRNKL; this is encoded by the exons ATGCTCTGGGCACTGACCACGGCCAGTGTGGCCCTGGGGCCCAGGGTGGCAGGTTGGGTGCGGACCATGGCCTCCCACCGGCTGCTGGTGGCTCCCCCAGAGGCCCTGCGCAAGCCCCTGTCCATCCCCAGCCGGCTTCTGCTGGGGCCCGGACCCTCCAACCTCCCTCCCCGCGTCCTGGCGGCTGGGGGGCTGCAGATGGTGGGGCACATGCACAAGGAGATGTTCCAG ATAATGGACGAGATCAAGGAAGGCATCCAGTACGTGTTCCAGACCAGGAGCCCCCTCACGCTGGCCGTCAGTGGCTCGGGGCACTGTGCGCTGGAGGCAGCCCTGTTCAACCTCCTGGAGCCAGGGGACCCCTTCCTGGTTGGGGTCAACGGCGTCTGGGGGCAGCGGGCTGCAGACATCGGAGAGCGCATTG GAGCCCGTGTGCACCTGATGATCAAGGACCCTGGAGGCCACTACACGctgcaggaggtggaggag GCCCTGGCCCGGCACAAGCCGGCGCTGCTGTTCCTGACCCAGGGGGAGTCGTCCACTGGCGTGCTGCAGCCTCTCGAAGGCTATGGGGAGCTCTGCCACAG gcacaGGTGCCTGCTCTTGGTGGACGCTGTGGCATCCCTGGGCGCGGTCCCCATCTACATGGACCTGCAAG GTATCGATGTCTTGTACTCTGGCTCCCAGAAGGTCCTGAATGCCCCACCAGGTACCTCGCTCATCTCCTTCAGTGACAAGGCCAA aAACAAGATCTACACCCGGAAGACAAAGCCTTTCTCCTTCTACCTGGACATCAAGTATCTGGCCAACATCTGGGGGTGTGATGACAAGcccaggag ATACCATCACACCACCCCCATCATCAGCTTGTACAGCCTGAGAGAGAGCCTGGCCCTCCTCGCGGAGCAG GGCCTGGAGAACAGCTGGCGGCAGCACCAGGAGGCCACCGAGCACCTGCACAGGCGCCTGCGGGCGCTGGGCCTGCGGTTCTTTGTGAAGGATCCg GCCGTCCGACTGCCCACTGTCACTGCTGTGGCCGTGCCCGCTGGCTACGACTGGAGGGACATTGTCCACTACGTCATGGACCATTTCAGCATCGAGATCACCGGTGGCCTGGGGCCCTCGGCAGGGAAG GTGCTGCGCATCGGGCTGCTGGGCTGCAACGCCACCCGAGAGAACGTGGACCGAGTGACCGAGGCCCTGCAGGAGGCCCTGCAGCGCTGCCCCCGGAACAAGCTGTGA